A window of Glycine soja cultivar W05 chromosome 2, ASM419377v2, whole genome shotgun sequence genomic DNA:
TCGACTTGGTGCAGATCATCCTGCTGGAGATATGACATTGTTGGAAACTGGCGAGCCTGTGTATTCTCCAATCACTCAggtttgataaatatatttttttctatataatcactatttaaaattatcttatacTTGAGAACTTTGGGACCATTTCATGTAGGAAGGACCTTTGCTTACAGAAGATCTAATCAGGGAAACAGAGGAGTTTGTGCTGCGGACAGGGAGGTCTGTATGCTAACTGATCCATGACGCAGTTTGTTATCTTAAATCTAAATGCACTTTCCGTTTTCCTTATACACAGTGTGTGAATCCCAATTTACTCTTTCATATGATGAacttttttatcaaaatcatcAAGGTCATCTTGCTTCTTGGGCTCTTCATTGCTTGTTAGATGTGTTCCTATATGCCTTTTTGAATTGTTTCGCATGATCTAAACCTATGATTATGACCTATTGACTCACATCTAGACTATGAACTCCCATGACCAGGGTCTGTGAATCTGGATTCTGAACCTCTGACCTATGTCTTTGgtcttgttttttcttctaatttctaGAATTTGCATTGATGAACTTGTTGATCAACAAACATTCACAGAATGCTATTTTGTAATACCTTTATGATCATATGTCTGTTTCTTATGTAACTAATTTGTAAATGCTAGCTTTATTTAATTGCAGATGTGCATCAATCATGTAATAGCTTATAGTTAGCATTAGTTAGGCATTTTCTTCTTACTATGTTACATTTTATGGTCAGTGTTGGTGCTGGGTGCTCTCAACTGCTCTCAGATATGCAAGCTTTCAAGGTAAGGCTCTCCCTGGAAGGGAACTTTTCTTACTGACATTGTGAATGCTTCTTACTATGTTGAATGTGCCTAATGTTCAGTCTGAGTTAGTTCTGTATGTTATGATATTTTAGGCTGCAAATCCTGGATGTATCTTGGAGGATTTTGTAAGATGGTACTCTCCTCCTGATTGGACAGATAATGAAGCAAGTACAGAGGATAGTGATGTTTTTGATAGTGGGGAGCCATTGTCTACCAGAGGTCAGCTAAGTCAGCGAATGCAAAAAGAAGGtgtatttttagtcttttccATTGTAGATTGATATCCTTAAATTCTGCTGCAAGGCTATTTTGTGGTCTTTTTCTATGTAAATGGACCATCAACATCTGATAAAATTGTGGATTTACTTTGCTTGGAACAACTGTTCATTGTATCTTGTCATCAATTGTGAGTAAAATTTTGCTCCATGCTTATAAATTTTACCATCATTTATGTGTTCTTTATGGCTTTGATTTCCAAAGAGGTTGTGATTTGGTAAGTTGTGAGGAAGATATGCATGGAATCTACACTATGTATGCTGGGAATTGTTTATTGCAGTCTAATGTAGGAACTTTGTGGCAAACTGATCAGTTTTGGGTCCAGAATGTCTAAATGTAGAGTTTGAATAATTTTGAATGttgaattaataatttcattGTCAGTCAATTGATATCAGCATAGATATTCAGATTTCATATTCCTAATTCCCTTGGGCAAACCATGGAATTGAAAGTGTTGAAACCCTATGCCTCAATCTTTGTAGCAGTTATGTAAGATATATATTACCTAAACTGGATATCATATCGCATCTATGATAACGCATATGGAGATAAGTAAATCttttattataagttataacacaAAATCTGCAAGAAATATGGGAACTGTTGAGCATTTATTTTCTTCTGATTTCATATTATTAAACTTGTCTGAATTGTAGGTAATTTGTGGCGTGAATTGTGGGAAACATCCAAACCAGTACCTGCTGTTAAGCAGGCACCTCTGTTTGATGAGGATTTGGCATTGTAAGTTGGTGATGAAGATTTTTtgcattaatttatatatttcaaccCTAAATCCATCTCTTGAATCCCATGTTACATCCATTTATAGGGAGGGCATCCTCAATGCATTTGAAGACATCCATCCATCTGATCTTTTTGGACAGCTGTTTGTTTCGTTAGTAAgttctttattttatctttttatcacATTGGTTAATTTGGTTGTGTATATATAGTTGCCATTTGTCCACATAATGGATCTCTGaagtattaatatttttaaaaaatatccttCATTATCCATAACTgtatcaatattaattatttaaaaaatattttaacacttcTAAAGCATTTGTTAGTCTAAAAATACTTCAACTTGTCTGTTTTGAGCTGGCTCCAACCACTTATAAAGGCATTTGTTAGTATAAATTCTTCAACTTTTGTGTTTTAACCTGGCTCAAACCGGAGTATTCAAATCTCCAATGGGATGTCTGGTTATGGGGGtcctagataaaaaaatttggttttgagaaaggtaaaggaaaaaaatggaaattgtGCAAACATACTTGTCATCTTCCTGTATAAATTTAAAGGAGATGAAATGTTGtattacttttaatatttttctgtttAAGGAGGGGGGATAAGGCTTTTATTGTTGTAAGGATGGGGGATGTTCTTCCTGTTACATAGGACTAATAGTAATATCCTGTTTCATTCAAGAAAATTGATAGCCTTCATAGGAGGCAGTGTACTGTCaattaaatacaatattaaaCAACTTTGTCCTTTTTtcctaataaaaaatgtaaaacaggCATTTAGTAAATCTCCTTTCCGTACAGACTTCAGTAGCATTGGCTGTTAaagttttatgaaaattaaagcatttgctcttttatgtcaccaattttggttgaaaagaaatataattgttcttaactttttattatttcagattttttaaattacataaagTATTTTGTTCCACAAAGTTGCTTAATTGATGAATTATCCTATCATATAATCATGTTTGTAAAGTTTCTTGATAGAAATTTAGCCTGTTCTTTCATCTTTGTATAAGTTGACTCGATTTGATTAATATGTATTGATGTTTATACCATTTCTATACCTTTCTAATCAAAacctttggttttaattatataGCTTGGTTTAGGATTTGCAATTGCCGAACCTATGCTGTCTAGTAACAGTGACTTCTCGAAGTTATTCTATGACTGCAAGGAGTACATAATTGTTGCTTGTCAAAACAACAAATTGAATGAGAAAGTTGATGATCTTGTTCAGGTTGGTACTCCTAGACTAAGTGACTTATGAAGTTATATAGCATCTCCCTGAATCCTTGTGAAGCCTCTCTATTGATCAATACCTAAATGAAATACATGGTCAATATGACATGTAATCCAGTGGagaaatttatttctttatccTCGTATTTGAACAGTTATTCACTATATAAATAAACTTACGAAGCATAGTCCTGAAGAAAAAGGAACACTCCAAGACTATCACAATGCGTGAAATTTGTAACTTTTACCTAGCTCACCTTCCAGAACTATttagttttctgtttttttttttttttgacatacAAGCTCGTTGTGCAAGATAACCCTACTTGTTAGCCATGGGGATGAAAAATCATTCCCCGGGAAATGTAAATTGTTAATAAAACTGTTGGTAGTTGATTTAttgttaataacatttttttttaagcgAAGACATGTAATAACATCATTCAATAGAGGATTTAATGTTCATATTCCTGTGTAGGTATATGAAACAGTGGAGAAAATGTTATTGGATCCTGAAGAAGCTCTAAAGATGATTAGGCAGACAGAGGAATCAACAATGGTTACCGGTGAACCAAGGAGCCCGTTTAGGACGCTTAGCCTTATCTTTGGAGGCAAAGATAAATTATTGAGGAAGTCTGTCTCAAAAGATCAGACAAACGACGAAGAGAAGTCAGGTCGGCAGTCATTCTCTAGTTTCTTTGACAGCAAGTCATCTTTGTTTGGAAAGAAGCCTCCCAAGTCTGGGTTCCCATCTCCTTCTGCTAAATCTTCAATCGATACTGGTTGGACAGTTGTTTAGACAAATTTCATCTTCCGCTGTGTTTATTGAGGATAAGCAATATTTTTGGGTTCCCCCTCCCCCTGAAGAGTGCAGATAACTGTAAATTTTCTCTATTCTTTTGCCAGATACTTGGTGGTTGTATTatgtagaaattttaatttatacttcattcttttttattcgAGGGAATTGAAGATATAGCTTTCGGGCCTTTAGTAAACATTTTGTTTGTTCTACCTGTGCCAATACTTGCAATCTCCTCGAGTGTTGGACTTTGAGGATACTCCTCAACTTGTCTGTTGGAATTCGGTCATGGTTGACGTGTCGTGAAGTTCtcggtaaaaaaataataataaaacattaaaatatatcgtaatatataaaatagtaatGCTTGCTTTTGGGTAGTTTAGTCTTTGTCACAAAAATTGATCTATTAACATAGCAAAGTGAATTTATGTTTGAGAAATTGTATTTGGACATGAATATTGTTGAAAAAGTTAGAAGAGAAGAGACtggaataaaatatttagtGTAGTTAGGATTCAAAATGAATTGAGTTCAGTTTTGTCTTATTCAACTCATGCATATGAGTTCGATTGGAGTTTGATATGAATGTTTTTTTCAACTGGAACTTAACTCTATTCAAACTCACGAATAGTTCCTTAATTAACTTAAATGACATGaacaaaaagttaaattttttaaatcttatacattttaaattttaaatttattagtagatttaaataaaatgattgcttaactttttaaaaatacaaatttaaactTATTCTATTAATTTTGTAGGTCACGAGATAtgactaaaagaaaaatataattgcaACCAAAGTCTACATAATTAAAAACTACTCAccctacatatataaattaatagaaaactcaatcaattttatatatacatacatattggGCTGATTTATAAACCAAATAAGATATTATTTAAGTTTGACTCATTTATTTAATGGGTTCAAATTTTAGCTTAAATTCGACTCATTTGATTCATGAACCAAATTCAATGAGTTGCTTgttcaatcaagtttcaaattatttttgagttatttcaattcattattatccctaaatataataaagagggataaaaaggaaagaaatgttCTATGAAGAAAGGCAACACTTTAAGATGGACTTGAcagtttcaaatataattttctataataacACATAAACATAATCAATGATGATAAATTTGTCTAATATGAAAaacttatattattaaatatcaatcaataattaattttttgttaaataaagacTATACTTATAAGagatttactaatatttttttgtttttgctgaatatatatttttttgtgggtAGTAATCCCACTGAATCAAGGGCAGGAACAATTTGGTTTTCATGAGATTGTAATCGCTACCAAGTCTAGAATAGCTAATACTAATGGGCAACGCCAATGACACTTGAGATATTTTATAATCTAAATGCGAACTAAAGATACAACAAAAGACACATTGATACAACCATGCAGTAGTGCATCAACCATCCTGATCCTGAGCTCAGTTCTCACATTTAAGTAATCCTGTTTCTTTCGTGACCTCCCTTGACTATCTATTCATCTTCTATTTCATTTGAATCGTCAACCTTCTGCTCTTCGTTTGACTTATCGTATCCGAAAGAGTTGGTAAGAAAACCTGGCACGACAAAATTTGCTATGAAGTATGCCGATAGAAGCACCGCACTGCAATGCATAAGGAAATTTTGAGTTAACTTCTAGACTTTAAGCATCACTTTAAACTCCATTTTGGAGTAAAAGGTTGTTATATAGCCTGAGCCTAGTGTCAAATTCAATTATGATAGTCATGAACTATCAAATAAACAAGAGGAGTACtcatcaaaaaaagaaaaaagagaggtgTGATAGCAATACATTTTTTCTAGCATAAACTCTTTTCTAACTaccagtttatttttttattggtaggaATGAAGATACTATcaacaaatttacaataattgATGCATTCTACTTAATCAACCAAGCTAGACTCTGTTAACTTTTAACTCCCAAATTTTTTGAATAAGAAgtcagattttaaaaaaaaattataattttaatgaatttcagCTAAGAATAAAGTGTGGTAGCTAGACAAGTTTTGGCCAAGCAatgaaaaagggaaagaaaagagaTTGGACCTTATTGGGAGAAAGGTGGATAAGTCACCGGATTGGGCTGGGGCAACAACCATTGAATGTGGAAGTGCCTTGGTAGTTAATGGATCACTTGCTAAAGGGAAATGCTGGGCACGTATGATTTGGCTGGTGTGGCTTGTATGATTTGGCTGAGGTTTGAGTTTTGCATGCAAGGGAAGCAGTGAAGATTGGAGCTGGAGGCACTTCATGGGGGGAAGCTTGGCTTGTTCAGTTGCTCTTTCAGGAAGATACTTTTGGCTTGGGATATTGGGATAAGCTTATTTTTGGGGAGTGAGGGGATATTTTGGTAAAGATGTCATCCTTTCTGTAGGGTCCCATTTTTGTTTATATGGTCTAGTACTTTGCCATTATTCCGAGACTCTCAGGTGGAGTTAGCCTAATCTTTTTTGGAGCCTATTAAAAATGAACGAATAAGCGTATAGTTAGTTCTAGGTAGCCCAATTATTTATGGGGAACTCCACCCCTTTTGAATAATACAGctttgtttgttttgatttgaagaaattaatGTTTGATGACCGGGGATTGCTGGAAAATCACAAAATCAACATCCATATCATGAGCTCTATTAGGAAGCTCATCCGCATAAGaattaagttgatttttaaaaaactaactaaaaaattaattaaaaattgaaaaattaacttaaaattaatagttaaaagTCGAAAGcaaattataagtgtttgacAACTATTGAAAtaactgaaaaatataaaaaaaatatatttaaaaatagtattaaaaaaaattgaatgaatatttgaaggataaaaaataaattaaaaattaacgttttaaaaaatattacctcAAATAACATTTCAATGTTAAAAGttacttaaaaaatttgtttactaaactgttaaacaaattttttaactaataaaaaaattaaaaactaactaaaattaCTTACTAAACTTTAATCTCTCAATAAACATGAGATCCTAAAAGATTTATACTATTATTCTATAATaaattgtcatatatatatatatatatttatttgttatcaaataataataatataaaaatattttatatttttaggatattaacattaaatttattaaattagtgcaatatttttaaattattagtaaacatgaaaataaaattttaaactatttttcaatCAAATGTGCTCAAAATGATGTGTTTTGTTTGTTAAGTCAAATTTGGAGAAAGTATTTTTATGATTACATTTTGCATTCCTCACTCCCCCACAGCAGCTGCATGTGGCCAATGAACTAAGATGTGCTTAGCAGTTAGCACAATGTTATCAACATTCCACCTGAAATAACAACAATATTGTTTCTCTTCCCAAGCTTGTATAAATCTACATTTTACTGACCAGTTATTTGGAAAGCTATGAAAAATCtatatacattaaaatattCTCCAAAGGAATATAATGTTTGTGCACACCAACATGCATATATATTAGTAAAGATGTCAGATTAACGTGTCTCGTTGTTCTATATGATCACACTACTTTATTTCTTCTCCCTCTGAAAAGAATACTTCGTCTTTCTTCAAGTGAATTTCGAATCAATTTTCTAGAAAGAGTTATTCCTAGTATGTTTTGTCCATGTTTACATTCTTCACTCCATTTCCATGCGCACACACACACTAAAGAGAGGGCATAATAAccaataatttaaaagtaaccACAAGTTAAATATGATTGAATACACATGAGTATGGAGATCTGCTGAACAAAAAGTCCAATCTAATGATAATCAAAACTCAGTTAAAACATAATGTTTATACGTATGCACATTAAAGCTATACACAAAATTTCAAAGTGAAAAGCCAAGGgcttaacaaatttaattagattgatTTTGAAGATAAATCTATCTaatcatatcatttttttaccatcaaataatttaatttctaaacttaaatctaattcaattatataaatctaaattgatttgaattttcttaaaaaaattgatttgaattggGTTGGCATTGTGCTGTGGCAAAAGAACCAGAATGAGGCCCAAACATCTTGAAGAGTTTGTCATCATGACACAAAAATGAGGGGATTTCAGTTGGGGTAGTGTAAAGAATTTGATGTCTGTTATagtacatttttattattattattattgtaatggAGAGTAACTCTCTATAACTTAGCCTAATATGTTTAGAGTTTTTCATTGACCAGCTTGAGTTATACGGCGATGTAAAAATTTGTGGGTTTTTTATATCTCTCGAGTTTTGCTTCTTGGTGTGGGATCTAATTCTTGTTCCTAGGTGCTGAATCCTTTACAAGGACCCAATCACTGACTCTACGTAGCAAGTTTTTGTTGACTTAttgctaaaatattttccattAAGGAGGTACTTTATTGTGTTCGATGAGGCAAACTAACAAAACTTCTTTGTTaagatcaaaacaaaacaagtgaTTGTTTATGTTTGGTATAACAAGGTAGCAGATGCATTGATGTCCAATAAGGTAAGGCATAACAAGAGTCGATTGTTTGGTTTGAATGGAGAGGTCATCGTTCACGGCTCaatcttttaaaatcaaaatgacaAGGTTCTAGATCACATTACAAATAAAGTTTGAACAGTCAAATCACAGTTTTactaatttaaattgttttttaattgattgttaattttattttatttttttggttttgtgaGCTATTCGAACCAAACAGCTAATCGATTTTCAATCCAACAGgtcagtttttaattttaaaattatgatttaaaagaaattaacttgATCtaactcaatttttatttatctctaCTGAGTGCTGACAAATAACGAAAACATTCCATGATTAATtggaaatataagaaaaatacaaagtttaaataaaaaaatcaaaaaaggtTTGATTTGTTTAATTAACAGCAGATTATTTTATCAGTAAAAAGATACtatgaattaaaatacaaagatTCAGACGTTGGAAactattaatttcaaaaattgatttgattgataaaaatgtatttagatatctcatgatatttaataaagaaagtataatattacataattttattttattttccaaaggtgaggaagaaaaataatatttagaattttaaacaCGAGATATTTCATATTTGACTTGGAAAATAGTGTTTTGAAGACAGTAACGAAAAGATAGGGAAATTAGACATAAGAAATGCGATTATAGAGAGCGAATAGAATATTGTTCTTCAGAACTCTGTAGGCGGATCTCCTTTAGTCCTTTGTCTCCGTTCCGTCGTCAACCCTACCTTTGGATCTGCGTTTGGCCTTCAGGTTCGTCTCTCTTCACTCTCTCTTTCGCTCTTCCCTTTCCCGAGAAAAGTAGCATTTCCATTTTTTCCCAGCACAAATTCGCAAATCTGCATCTAGAATGGTTGAATCGGGAAAATACATCCCAATAGGTGTAatcttgttgttattgttgttgttttgaaACGTTATGAATCCGAGACGATATCTATGCACGCATTTTCCGTTCACTCtgatgatttttttggttttgtttgctgaaattgttatttttcaaattaggTTTTGAAGTCCGAAGGACGAAGAAGAAGAGATTCCTGACAGCGTAATCATGTTTGGTGTCGTAAGGCGAAGGGTTGCTTCTGGCAGCCCGTCTCCTTGGGTGAGAGCTCTGTCTTTCTGTCTTTTCTAAACGCTTATGAtgaattttcaatttgaatGTGTTTGTGCTAATTCATGGATTAAAGTTTAGGTTTAAGTGAAGCTAATACCTGTTTTGCTTTTGTTTCAGTTGCTAGGTCAGTCAGCTCAGAAAATCCGGTCTGGCCCATCAGTTTCTGCTAGAGCTTCTTCCATTGTGGAAAAAGAGGTGTTTGCCTTAATTTTCTGCATCCTACCCTGTTTATATGCTTTTTCTTTGCATAAATTACTGATggtgttaaatatgttttttgtacCTGCAAATAAGGCAATGTTAACTTTTAGTCCCTCGAAATATAGTCGTTTGTTTTGTCCCTCGTTTATGGAAACATGTCATGTGTGGTTTCTACAGATGATTGAATGGAAATCCTCTAGTGTGTTCTCCACACTCAGGCTCTACTATATTAGAAAACTTAGCTTACTCGGTAAGCCAAAGAGAGGTAAGTACAAAATACAGAGCTCTGAACAGAGCATGTATAGCAGGTAtacaaaagacaaaaataaaatgtaagctACTACTCTAGGTACATCATGACCTATTTTCCAACATGTTTAATGTACAACCTGCACAAATAGAATGTGAAATTATTGGGTTGTGCCCTTGGTGGCAAGTTCCTAATCTTGCTTAGTGgttgtaattgttttttatatgaTGATATCCTTTGAAGTTTcttacaactattttttttattatgtttaacaGATTGTATTTCGTTCAGGCGGATGTGGATTTGTCCAGAACTTCAGTCATATAACTCCTGGTAATTTTCAGTgcatttcattttaaatattttagatgcTATTGACTTAATTACTTAAATGATTTCTGCAATTTTGcaatttaaatcataaattttatcgtTGTTGCAGGAAGCTGGATTAATTCAAAGCCTATGAGGTTTGTGGCACCATTTAATTGTCCTAAGTATTGCTTTAggattctatttaatttaatttatgtaaaaaagtTTGGCTCAGAAATAGGAAAATGAGATTGTAAAGGTGCCCTTGTTTAAGAATTTTGGTTTTCTTTAATCTTTTccttgaaaataacaaatacatctgaaaacatgtttgttaTATAGAAAAGCTTAAAATTAGCTGGACTCTGGAAACTTAAGATCAAGCTCTCCAACCAGACTTTCAAATGTTAGAATTAGGTTTGGAAGCTTCAACAACATTCTTATTGTTTAAATGTTAGAAGttataacaaaaatgaaagtaCTGTAGAAACGTTTACTGGCTTCAGGAGGAATTAAtgaattggtaaaaaaaatagtaagaaaatgagaatattaaattgttttcaaattcttaGCCGATTGAATGATTCAAATCCTTAATTTTAGTTATGACAAATTTGGTTGTACTAATATTTCCTTGCCTTTTTTCAGTATTATTTAGCTGcaaatttttcactttttctgGTATGTTGCTAAGGctatagctttttttttttggaaggcagaaaatataatattattaataagagcaatagtaccagaggtacttaaAGAGAATTACAACAGCAGCTATGCTGCCAGCctcccaaaaagaaaaaacccaTCACAAGTCCCCCCAACAGACCAGACCATCCGAATTAACCAAAGGCCTCCACAAGATTGGAAGACCAATGGTTAAAAGGAATATTAAAATCTTTATCTCTAGCTTTATACCAGGACCAAGCTAGGAATAAGGCGTCCTCCATCACTTTGGAAGATACAAAAGGAATACCCTGAAAAATCAGTAAATTCCTATGCTTCCAAATAGCAAAAGTTAGAGCAATCCACCAACCACACCATCTAGAATGGTGTCTCCCTACATCTAAACCATCACAAAATAAGCTGAAGTGGCTTGCTGGAGAAGCAGGGAAAACTCCAGAAACCTGAATCCACCGCTAAGGCTATAGCTTATGCACATAAGTATTCATATCATGTGGTCATCTTTATATTGAAAaccaagtatttaaaattagtggtgttattaaatattaaggGAATTGGATGTCCCAAGATATAAGTTTgaaatgaacttttttttttcaagaaaaaagtaAGCAGACACTAAGCATTTTCTGTATTCTTCTAGTTTCATTTCAATCATTTGTACTCAATCAAATTCTGTTGATGA
This region includes:
- the LOC114372120 gene encoding uncharacterized protein LOC114372120, whose amino-acid sequence is MKCLQLQSSLLPLHAKLKPQPNHTSHTSQIIRAQHFPLASDPLTTKALPHSMVVAPAQSGDLSTFLPISAVLLSAYFIANFVVPGFLTNSFGYDKSNEEQKVDDSNEIEDE